The Rickettsiales bacterium genome segment GTGGCTAATATTATCACCGGTTCCATGCATTTCGACGGACAAGTGAAGTGGGATGAAGTTTATGACAATGCGACTGATGCAACTCATTTCCGGCAGGCTTATCAAAAAGCTTTATTGGCAAAAGAAGCAATACCGGAAGCATTTATTCATAAGGCTATCTTATTGAATATGGAAGACTTGATCGCAAACACGCCTGATACGCAGTTTAAGGATGATCAAGCAAGTAATGAAAGTTATGGTTATGAGCCTTTTATATTTTATGCACTTGATAACCCCTCAATGATGCAGTTGCTAATCAAAAAAGGAGTTGAGGTTAATGGAAGAAATTGGTTTGGGAAAACAGCTTTGATGTATACTGCACAGTGGAATCTTATGGATGCAGCTGCATTATTACTTAAAAACCGTGCTGAAGTTAATGCTGTAACTCCTGTAGCGGATCCAGGTAATTGTGAGAACCCTGCAATAACAGGACGTACTGCCTTATTGTATGCGGCAGAAAATGCATCAGCACCGTTGATTGAGTTATTGATAAAATCAGGAGCCGACACTAAAACTAAAAATAGTGTGGGAAAAGACTTTCAGTACTATATGGCATTGAACAAGATGCTTACAAATGAGGAGCGGGTGCGTATTATTAAAACGCTCCGTCAATAGGGTGCTGTATAAGCCTGATTTGTCTGCTTTAACCAAAGCTACCGAATAATCAGGATCAACTTATTGCCATAGCCTTTAAAATGCATCCCGTATTTGGGATGACATATTCGTAGGCATATCGTAACTGGTTTCCGTGGTGCACAGGTGTCTTGATATACAGCTGGTATTTAGCAGCCGTTATATGGCTGAAAACTGACTCGATATGATGAAATCCTCATACCGACTATCCCGGTGAAGTTCTTTCGTATTGTATTGTGCGATGTTGAGGAGATCGAACTTGCTCGCTCCTTTTGCGTTCAGGTCAATAATATGCAGGCTGCCGGATGGCAGGATCGACTCCCATATTTTTTCTGCCGTAGAAGTGAAGTCCGGATGTTTGCTGCAAAGCAGTGCATGATAATGCAAATTGCTTTCTACATGTTCGGGAAACGCAATAAACAGTGTCCGTTCGTCCGGTTTCATTCTGTTAAAGTGTCTGCCGTATAATTTTCGATCCAGCATCGCATGGAACCGCTTCAGTGTCGTCCTGCCAGATGCCAATGTTGTATGGGTGTTAAAATTGAATGTGACGTAATAGTCTGACGGCAGGCTGGCGAGCCAGTCTGTTAAGGCTCCGCGAAGCCTAATGGAAGAGTAGGGGATATCCTGAGCTGTTTGCATCAAGATATTTATATGCTGTTCTATGAATTCGAGCGATTCTTAATAATAATTGGCCTGCTTCCAGAAGCATCGCCTTCCAGATCAAGTTCGATCATTAACCAGGTTTTGCCTTTGGTAAGGTGAGCGGAAATATCTCTATCTCGTACAACTCGTTTATTTTGTGTGCGGAGATTTTCTATATCCGGCATATCTTTAAGATAATCATCATCCAATTTACTTAGCCAGCGCTTGGCTGTGTCATCGTGTATTTCCAGTATATTACAGATTTCTCTTCTCGAAACGCCACAGAGATGCATCAAAATTGCGGCATGTTTCTGAGTAACAGTTTTTCTAGGCCTTTTTATTTCTTTTAGAAAATATTTTTGGCAGTTTCGACATAGATAACGTTGAACGCCATTAACAATACCTGCTTTAACCGTAATATTGCTATCGCATTTGGGGCATTGAACTTTTTCTAGTAATGCTGATTTCTTACGGGGCATACGTTAAACCTAATACCATGTTGTCATATGTGTAATCTCTATTGAATAATAAAGCAATTTTTAATGGAGATGAATATGAACGGAAAAACTGTCGCTACAATCCGTAAGGAGGTAGGCTTAAGCCAAGCAGAGTTTTCACGCAATTATGGGATTAATTTATATACTCTCCGTCAGTGGGAGCGAAAAGATACTCCACTGGACTCTGCGGTTGTCTCCTATCTCACCTGCATCAAAGCTAATCCCGAGTTAGTGTTAAAGTTGTTAGTAGATGAGGCATAATCATAGCATTGTCCACTATGCAGTTGTTCCAATAGTGGTACAAAAAAAGTTTTTTAATAATCTTCTTACCTGTTTCCTTGCATTATTCTTACGTTCTATCCTATCCATAGGGATCACCTAAATACGCCGGTGAAGATGACGAATGCGAGCAAGGCCATTGTATGGGACCGCGTGCGTATGCCATTCGGGGAGGACTTCTCATTGACCGCTTCGGTCACCAACAATATGCGCTTCCCGGGGCAGTATGTCGATACGGAATTCCCATCGCTCGTTAATAACGGTTTCCGTACTTATGATCCGACACTTGGGCGCTACGATCAGGATGATCCAATTGGGCTTAATGGCGGCATCAACAGCTTTGCGTACGTTGGTAATAATCCTATGAAGGGAGTCGATCCTTCAGGCCAGTTTGTGCAGTTCATCGCCCTTTGTGCAGCTAGTCCCGCCTGTATGGAGCTATCCGCTGCTGCTTTGATTTTTACAGGAAATGCCGCATATCAGTATTATGAGAATGGTAGTGTAAATTGGGCTGATGCTGCTGCAAATGCTTCTTTTGCCTTTAATGGAGGAGTACCCAGCGGAGGTGCTGGCGCAGCAGCAGAAGAAGGTGGAATGTGTGCAGGAAGCTCGCTACAATATAAGCTACTTAAAGATGACTTGACATATCAAGAAGCAGCTTCAAACTTTACGAATGAGGGAACGTTGACACAGCAAACACTAAGCCAAGGTCAAACTATTATTCCTAACAGTTCCTTAGGTAATAAGGCAGCATTTCCGGCGGGGGTGGATAAAAATGTTGTAAATATCAACACCCCTCATGGACCAGCTCAGGTTCATTATTATCAGAACCCAGCTACTGGTCAGACGTATTATGGTCAGGATTATAAAGTAATATTTAATAATCCTTTGGGGAGATAACGCATGAAAGTCCGCTGTATAAAAGTATTGAATGGGGTAGGAGAGGAGGTGAAAGAATCTCCTTGGATTACATTAAATACAATATACGACGTCATTGAAATCAGTATAAGTCAGACACCGGAATACAGAACATATCTCCGTCTTATTACGGAAAATCCAATACCCGCTATATATTCTTTAGAACAAGTAGAGTTGGTAGACGGTTCTATACCATCTAACTGGATTATACAAATGTATCCTCCTGGCACTATTTCACTTGCTCCAAAACCTTGGTTGGAACCTGGCTTTTGGGAAAGGTATTTCGACTATGATCCAAAGGCGATTAAGATATATGAAGAAGAAATTCAGAAAATGGGAATCGAATTGAATAAATCTTAAGGAGTCGCCATCTATCCAATCTATAAAGATTCTAAAAACGAACGGCGAATAAAAGAACGAAAAAGTACGGAATTAAATCGAGGCAGAGCTACGCTAGGCTACGTAGAGTAGCGATAAGCGAGTCCGCAATAACGTACAGAAATTGCGTATTCTTCGATAACCTGCTGTAGTCTAATAGCTTATCTGTTCTGCGCCTAAGTGTCTTGGTAATGACGGGGTCGGGTTTTCGATTAACCTCAGCAGCACCATTTCTTCCTGATTTTGTGGGGATTGCCGGAGAAGCGTATCAGGCACGGCCTTTACCGGACTGTGATGGTTGTTTTGCCACCTTCATTTTCCCGGATTTGACCACTTCGGGAACTTCAATCGCGGAGACAAGTATTCTCATTGCCTTACCGGCTTCTTCAGTCAAGTCCGCATAAGCAACGCTTGGGTTAGTCATAGACATTTTTAATGTATCGGTAGCATCCCCATAAGCCTGACCTGTCAGTAATGCCTGTAAATCGCTTTTATTCCTGGCTCCGGCCACTTGTGTTGCCAATGCAGATATACGTGCTTTTTCTGCGCCATCGTTAACTCTGGTTGCCAAAGCGGCCATTATCAAAGCCAGATTTCTTGCATCTGTATATTCTTCCGGACCGCATATTTTACCGAGTTCGGTTTGCATACACAGAATTGTCTTAGCATTACTCCTATTACCGTCAGCACGAAGGCTTTC includes the following:
- a CDS encoding RHS repeat-associated core domain-containing protein is translated as MPFGEDFSLTASVTNNMRFPGQYVDTEFPSLVNNGFRTYDPTLGRYDQDDPIGLNGGINSFAYVGNNPMKGVDPSGQFVQFIALCAASPACMELSAAALIFTGNAAYQYYENGSVNWADAAANASFAFNGGVPSGGAGAAAEEGGMCAGSSLQYKLLKDDLTYQEAASNFTNEGTLTQQTLSQGQTIIPNSSLGNKAAFPAGVDKNVVNINTPHGPAQVHYYQNPATGQTYYGQDYKVIFNNPLGR
- a CDS encoding ankyrin repeat domain-containing protein, producing the protein VANIITGSMHFDGQVKWDEVYDNATDATHFRQAYQKALLAKEAIPEAFIHKAILLNMEDLIANTPDTQFKDDQASNESYGYEPFIFYALDNPSMMQLLIKKGVEVNGRNWFGKTALMYTAQWNLMDAAALLLKNRAEVNAVTPVADPGNCENPAITGRTALLYAAENASAPLIELLIKSGADTKTKNSVGKDFQYYMALNKMLTNEERVRIIKTLRQ